The Mesorhizobium koreense genome includes a window with the following:
- a CDS encoding bifunctional sugar phosphate isomerase/epimerase/4-hydroxyphenylpyruvate dioxygenase family protein, producing the protein MKTSIATVSISGDFREKLVAIASAGFDGVEIFETDFLAFDGTPAEVGRMVHDHGLEITLFQPFRDFEGMPEPQRAKAFDRAERKFDVMGELDTELMLICSNVSPLALGGIDRAAADFAELGERAARRGLRVGYEALAWGRHINDHRDAWEIVRRADHPSVGLILDSFHTLARKIDVETIRAIPGDRIFIVQLADAPLIDMDLLYWSRHFRNMPGEGDLPVVDFMRAVAATGYRGPLSLEIFNDQFRGGSPRSIAVDGRRSLVALMDRVRREEPGIRIEVPDMPDRIAVEGVEFVEFAANETEADELGALLSTMGFSLAAEHLNRDVAVWRQGNAGGINIVVNTSREGFAHSSYLVHGTNAYALGLRVADAAATVARARALGAETFAEQRGAGELSIPAIRGVGGGVIYFIDETLADVWNVEFEPVGEPQAREAGLIAIDHVAQTMNYEEMLTWLLFYTAIFRTAKLPMVDVVDPAGLVRSQVVESPDGRLRLTLNGAENRKTLAGHFVAESFGSSVQHIAFATGDILETSARLAGLGFKPLEISPNYYDDLAVRFDLAPGLVDRLRKANILYDRDEHGEFFQFYSRNFGEGFFFEIVERRNSYAGYGGPNAPFRIAAQKRAMPPKGMPSR; encoded by the coding sequence GGAGATATTCGAGACGGACTTCCTCGCCTTCGACGGGACGCCGGCGGAGGTCGGTCGCATGGTGCACGACCACGGGCTGGAGATCACGCTGTTCCAGCCCTTTCGCGATTTCGAGGGCATGCCAGAACCGCAGCGGGCGAAGGCGTTCGACCGGGCGGAGCGCAAGTTCGACGTGATGGGCGAACTCGACACCGAACTGATGCTTATCTGCTCCAACGTCTCGCCGCTGGCGCTCGGCGGCATCGACCGGGCGGCGGCGGACTTCGCCGAGCTCGGCGAGCGGGCCGCGAGGCGCGGTCTTCGCGTCGGCTACGAGGCGCTGGCCTGGGGTCGCCACATCAACGACCACCGCGATGCCTGGGAGATCGTGCGGCGTGCCGATCATCCCTCGGTCGGGCTGATCCTCGACAGTTTCCATACGCTGGCGCGGAAGATCGATGTCGAGACGATCCGCGCCATTCCCGGCGACCGTATCTTCATCGTGCAGCTTGCCGACGCGCCGCTGATCGACATGGATCTGCTCTACTGGAGCCGCCATTTCCGCAACATGCCGGGCGAAGGCGATTTGCCGGTCGTCGACTTCATGCGCGCGGTGGCGGCGACCGGTTATCGCGGGCCGCTGTCGCTGGAGATATTCAACGACCAGTTCCGCGGCGGCTCGCCCCGCTCGATCGCCGTCGACGGCCGCCGCTCGCTTGTCGCGTTGATGGATCGGGTCAGGCGCGAGGAGCCAGGCATCCGGATCGAGGTTCCCGACATGCCGGACCGCATTGCTGTCGAAGGCGTCGAGTTTGTCGAGTTCGCAGCGAACGAGACGGAAGCAGACGAACTCGGCGCCCTGCTCTCCACCATGGGCTTTTCGCTCGCCGCCGAGCATTTGAACCGCGATGTCGCCGTGTGGCGCCAGGGCAATGCGGGCGGCATCAACATCGTCGTCAACACCAGCCGCGAGGGCTTTGCGCACTCCTCCTATCTCGTCCACGGCACCAACGCCTATGCGCTCGGCCTGCGCGTCGCCGATGCGGCGGCGACGGTCGCGCGCGCCCGCGCGCTCGGCGCCGAGACCTTCGCCGAACAACGCGGCGCGGGCGAGCTTTCCATCCCCGCGATCAGGGGCGTCGGCGGCGGGGTCATCTACTTCATTGACGAAACGCTTGCCGATGTCTGGAATGTCGAGTTCGAGCCGGTCGGAGAACCCCAGGCACGCGAAGCCGGCTTGATCGCCATCGACCATGTCGCGCAGACGATGAACTATGAGGAGATGCTGACCTGGCTGCTCTTCTACACCGCCATCTTCCGGACGGCGAAGCTGCCGATGGTCGATGTCGTCGATCCGGCCGGGCTGGTGCGCAGCCAGGTGGTCGAGAGCCCCGACGGGCGGCTGCGCCTGACCTTGAACGGCGCCGAGAACCGCAAGACGCTCGCCGGCCATTTCGTCGCCGAGAGTTTTGGCTCCAGCGTCCAGCACATCGCTTTCGCCACCGGCGATATTCTGGAGACTTCCGCACGACTTGCCGGGCTCGGTTTCAAGCCGCTGGAGATCTCGCCGAACTACTATGACGATCTCGCCGTCCGTTTCGACCTCGCTCCCGGACTGGTCGACAGGCTGCGCAAGGCGAACATCCTCTACGACCGCGACGAGCACGGCGAGTTCTTCCAGTTCTACAGCCGCAATTTCGGAGAGGGTTTCTTCTTCGAGATCGTCGAGCGCCGCAATTCCTACGCCGGCTATGGCGGCCCCAACGCACCCTTCCGCATCGCCGCCCAGAAACGCGCAATGCCGCCTAAGGGAATGCCGAGCCGATGA